From Aquificota bacterium, one genomic window encodes:
- a CDS encoding 4-vinyl reductase — protein MRDPEVLSKVRVFLREEGVIIPKGPIKEFYSQLMKLSGFGIGGLLVFSGKKAGKMAGTYIRSIVGEEHPSMSMVVPYISAFLGETGICKVEEYELLDSQVLFKVKDSIFAQDIENKKPVCMPLSGALAGVFEEITGKEWDCKELECKAQGKELCIFEVKLKH, from the coding sequence ATGAGGGATCCTGAGGTTCTTTCCAAGGTGCGCGTATTCCTCAGAGAGGAAGGGGTAATAATTCCCAAAGGTCCTATAAAGGAGTTTTACTCTCAGCTTATGAAGCTCTCGGGCTTTGGGATTGGTGGTTTGCTGGTTTTTTCTGGAAAAAAGGCGGGAAAGATGGCAGGTACATACATAAGAAGCATAGTGGGAGAGGAACACCCTTCAATGAGCATGGTAGTGCCTTATATAAGTGCCTTCCTTGGGGAAACAGGTATTTGTAAAGTTGAGGAATACGAACTGTTAGATTCTCAAGTGCTCTTTAAGGTTAAGGATTCCATATTTGCACAGGATATAGAAAACAAAAAACCTGTGTGTATGCCACTAAGCGGTGCTTTGGCAGGAGTGTTTGAGGAGATCACGGGTAAAGAGTGGGACTGCAAGGAGCTTGAGTGCAAAGCTCAAGGTAAAGAACTATGTATTTTTGAGGTAAAGCTCAAGCATTAA
- a CDS encoding NAD(P)/FAD-dependent oxidoreductase, which translates to MEHFDVVIIGSGPGGYTSAKLLLEKGKKVALVERSVFGGVCLNAGCIPKEGLYELAIREGRPRWRVAVQRIQGKVIEIRDIALKSLLSKGLTYIEGEAELIDEKVVKVGNRRLAAQYVILACGSRPREVGISPEDILRGWVIPKSSVCVVGGGATGCELAFILCSFGFKVFLVRRDTVLKGYENIPEEFAQKLEDELERCGVRLVEDLKDANADLIIKATGRVPNFCQERFPFVAVDEWGYVKVDEFLETSLEGVFAVGDIVPPMGAGYAFEKARVVVHNILYGKEKIFEPKRVPVIFSSAYQIGFVGSVKDAKVFATKPLSINPKAYVAEKNGVISVGFDDGGRLVCCCVIGKDVSEILNLCATFLDKELEEQPFAHPSYGEIMNEIRSIKQEVCK; encoded by the coding sequence ATGGAGCATTTTGATGTAGTAATCATAGGTAGTGGTCCGGGTGGTTATACGAGCGCTAAACTTCTCCTTGAAAAAGGTAAAAAGGTAGCTCTCGTAGAGAGGTCTGTTTTTGGTGGAGTGTGCCTCAACGCTGGGTGCATCCCAAAAGAGGGGCTTTATGAGCTTGCCATTAGAGAGGGTAGACCTCGGTGGAGAGTTGCGGTTCAGAGAATTCAGGGAAAAGTCATAGAGATAAGGGATATAGCACTAAAATCTTTGCTTTCTAAGGGACTAACATACATAGAAGGTGAGGCTGAACTCATTGACGAAAAGGTAGTAAAAGTTGGGAATAGAAGACTAGCCGCTCAGTATGTGATCCTTGCCTGTGGCTCAAGACCAAGGGAGGTGGGGATATCTCCAGAAGACATACTCAGAGGGTGGGTCATTCCAAAAAGTAGCGTATGTGTTGTAGGTGGAGGTGCTACGGGTTGTGAGCTTGCTTTTATACTATGTTCCTTTGGTTTTAAGGTATTCCTCGTAAGAAGAGATACAGTTTTAAAGGGTTACGAAAACATCCCAGAAGAATTTGCTCAGAAGTTAGAGGATGAGTTGGAAAGATGTGGTGTAAGGTTGGTAGAAGATCTAAAAGACGCAAATGCAGACCTAATTATAAAAGCAACAGGAAGAGTACCCAACTTTTGCCAAGAGAGGTTTCCCTTCGTAGCTGTAGATGAATGGGGATATGTAAAGGTTGATGAATTTTTAGAAACAAGTCTTGAAGGAGTTTTTGCAGTAGGAGACATAGTACCACCAATGGGTGCAGGTTATGCCTTTGAAAAAGCGAGGGTAGTAGTCCATAACATACTTTATGGTAAGGAAAAAATCTTTGAGCCAAAGAGGGTACCAGTAATTTTTTCTTCTGCTTATCAAATAGGCTTTGTGGGAAGCGTAAAAGACGCTAAGGTCTTTGCAACAAAACCTCTAAGTATAAACCCTAAAGCCTATGTTGCAGAAAAGAACGGAGTTATAAGTGTGGGATTTGATGATGGTGGAAGGCTTGTTTGCTGTTGCGTGATAGGTAAAGATGTGAGTGAAATACTTAACCTATGTGCTACCTTTTTAGATAAAGAATTAGAAGAGCAACCTTTCGCTCACCCTTCTTATGGAGAAATAATGAACGAGATACGGTCAATAAAGCAGGAGGTGTGTAAATGA